The stretch of DNA CCGAGCCGGCCATCTGGGTGTAGTGCACTCCCGCCCCGCCAGCGCCGGCCCCGCCGATGGTGGCGCCCATCTGCGCCGCCTTCTGTAGGAGCGCTGTGGCCGACAGGTGCGCGGCTGCCGCGGGAAGCTGCTGCTGCGTAGGCGTCGGCACGGACGTGGCGGAGCTCTGCGCGGTGGCGCTGCAGAGCGGCTGCAGCAGCGGGTGGTGGACGTCGTCGTAGGGCATGGTTGGCCACGGCTGCATCTCCGGCTTCACGTCGAAGTTGCAATGCTGCTGCATGACCTGGTGCTGGTGGTCCTGGAACGCGGCGAGCTCCTGGTGGTGGTGCTGCTGCATCAGATCGTGCGGCGAATAGAGCATGGCGTGGTGCTGGGCGTGCGCGATGGGTGGCAGTGGCAGGCCGCCCCCGCTGATGGCCTTGTTGCTCTCCTCGGTGAGCGCGTCGCAGAAGGCCCGGTGCGTGATGAAGCTGTCCCGCCTGCATGCAATGCAGTGCAACAAAGAAAGCCATCAGAAGAAGAAATGCAGCACGAGAAGGAAGGGCAAGAGAAAAGGTAAAGCTAAAACTTTCCCCTGATTCTTTGTTCATTTGATTCTTTGTTCATTTGTTGTCATATGGCATGCGACGCTGCCGTGCCGTGCGGTGTGAGctccgagagagagagagagagagagagaatcagGGAGGAGAGGACGCATGGAAGTGACAGCACGGAGAGAATAGTGTGAGCATGCATAGGCAATTAGGCTAAGGCAGGAGGAGTGAGATGGAAAGGCAGCTCAGCTCTGCAAAGAGATTCACATGTCTGAATTCTCGTCTCCCAAAGCTCGATCCTCATCATCATCACAGCATCTCTCTCCTCTCCTTCCACACGAGCTGCACAGCCGCTCATCTCATCTCATCCATGGCCGAAACAAAAAGAAAGAGGACCCCCGGCCGTAAAAGTGGTCCATCTTTGCATCCGTCCATGCTTCTTCTGCGTTCGTTGCCCCATCTGGCCTGACTCGCCAACGCAAATCACAATGAGTTCCTTCCTTCTCTCAGATTAATTAATGTTGACGATCCTCTACTTGAATTTTTCTGTAGTAGTAATTTGTAGGCAGTGCACTCGCTAGGTTAGGTTGCCAAGGCACAAGAATATATAGTAACGAGAAATCAGCAAGACTGCAGGGAAGAAAGCTTTCATGatgcatagcatagcatagtagaAGCACAAGAGGTGGATCGAGATTGGAAGAAAGGGATAAGAACCTGGAGAAGACGGTCCCGCAGTCGCACTTGTACTCGCGGGTGCCGCAGATCTTGGAGTGCGCCTTCCAGTCGGACTGCACGGCGTACTTCTTGGAGCACTTGTCGCACTTCCACTTCTTCTCGCCGTGCTTGCGGAAGAAGTGCTTCTTGATCCCGGTGAGGTCGCCCAGCGCGCGCGACGGGTCGTGGTGCACGCACGACGCCTCCGGGCAGATGTACACCTTCTTCCGCACCACCTCCTTGCTCCCGCGCTGCTTCAGCTTCCATGGCAGGTTGTGCCCGCGCCGGTGCAGCTGCAGGTTCTGGTCGCGCTGGAACCCCTTGCCGCAGATCTCACACAGGAACCGGTTCGTCGCCATCAGCGTCGCCGGAGACAGCGCAACCACCTCCGACTCTGGGTCTTGGGTTCCGTTTCCATGAAAAACACGCGCGGACAAAGATTAGTAACATGCAACGATCCTCCAGATACAGACATGCGCATCAGTCCAGTCCAGCAACACGTCGTCACTAGAATTGTGAGAAAACAAACAAGAAATTAAACCGAGGACAAGGACCTACCGGGGTTGCCGGGTAGGCTTCGCTTGCGCTTGTTGGAGGCCGGGgttgggggaggaggaggaggagggttgGCGGAAGCGGAGGCGGAGGTGGTGAGGTTGGACATGCTGCTGTCCTGATCCTGATCTGCCGCTTCCGCTTCTCcacgctgctgctgctgctgctgctgaagATGGTGATGATACATAAAGCGGCAAGCTTGTAGTGCTAGGGATTTGATTCAGGCCTTAGGTTATCTCTCTCTCCCTCTAAAGTCTAAACACAACTTAGCCAAGGCCCAAGGAAGGGGTGGCAATAAATTTGATGCTGCCACAGAGGGGGCATTAACTGaagaacggaggaggaggaggaacagGATGGGGGCAAGGCAAGACAGGAGTGACAAAAGGAGAGAGTTCAGAGAGCCACTCCCTCTcctcaggcggcggcggcggcggcagctcaGGGAATAACACAGGTATCAAGGATGGAGGGGAAGGGGACAAACAAGGGGAAACTGGGGTTGGGTTGGTCAATGACTggaaagcaaattcagattctcTCCCTTCCCTCTTCTCTCCTTTCTTCTTGTTTCTCTCTCTACTTTCTTTCCCTGCAGCAGTACAAGCGTAGAACACTACAGCAAGGATTCAAGAGCTGGCTGGCAGTgcaggggggagagagagaggaacgGAGATCAGGAGCTATGCAAGCTGGAAGATGACGGCCCCCATGAGAGAGAAAAAGGAGAGGCCACAGTGCTGGCAGCCATAGGGGCtagagggagggggagggggagggggagaagAAGGCTGAGCAAATGACCAAACCAAAcccctcctctccctcctttatCTGCTTCCTTGCTTTAGGGGCCAAAAAGAAGAAAAATCCTGACCAAATCAGCAGTTGAGCCTtcttcccttcccttcccttcaTGCTCTCTCTAGCTATGGCCTATGGGGCAAATGCAAGAGCAAAATTGAAATAAAATTACAAATACAAGGCAACTCTTCTGTCCTTCTTGTAATTATATACTTTATTTAAGATGATGATAATAAAGTACAGTAGTAGAAGTGGAAACTATTTTAAAATCACGGACTGTATATAACATTGTGAACCACGCTGGGAGCAATGCTGCACCGATGTTGAGCTTTCTGTCTTTTCCTTTGTCTTACAAATGTAGAGTAGATATACTTCCTCTCTcgtcctccctctccctctctgaATTCCTGCTTTTCTTTATGTAATCACTACTGTACTGTACACCCACTCGGTTGGTACACCATAGACCATCAATCCTCTCACAACAATTAGATTAGATGGATATATTACATAGATTCCCAGGTTTAACAATTGTTTTTTTTTGTCAATTACAGGGCATGCATGTTGGTCATGATAAAAATAATACTGTGATGTATAGGTACATATGTATATATGTATACTTGTATACCAACcacaatgcatgcatgcatgcatgataCTACATGCATAGCTCCATGCCATGTGATTTATCTGCCTTttcttctttattttctcttgaTGAGTCACCTTGGACC from Triticum urartu cultivar G1812 chromosome 3, Tu2.1, whole genome shotgun sequence encodes:
- the LOC125543914 gene encoding protein indeterminate-domain 7-like, whose product is MYHHHLQQQQQQQRGEAEAADQDQDSSMSNLTTSASASANPPPPPPPTPASNKRKRSLPGNPDPESEVVALSPATLMATNRFLCEICGKGFQRDQNLQLHRRGHNLPWKLKQRGSKEVVRKKVYICPEASCVHHDPSRALGDLTGIKKHFFRKHGEKKWKCDKCSKKYAVQSDWKAHSKICGTREYKCDCGTVFSRRDSFITHRAFCDALTEESNKAISGGGLPLPPIAHAQHHAMLYSPHDLMQQHHHQELAAFQDHQHQVMQQHCNFDVKPEMQPWPTMPYDDVHHPLLQPLCSATAQSSATSVPTPTQQQLPAAAAHLSATALLQKAAQMGATIGGAGAGGAGVHYTQMAGSATSATGSATFGLGLSCLSNQQMMSLARTASQGRSGEEGGASGGANDGMTRDFLGLRAFSHRDILGLAGFDSSCMGAAVNTAGNNTNMAPCYEPQQQGQPQPQPPQQQSSNEPWHGMGSHS